In one window of Oligoflexus sp. DNA:
- a CDS encoding MFS transporter: MVNHVEDKVLVGPAPDSAWKPLAISPYGRMWFAALVSNIGGFMQNVGAAWFLTVAGLSATWLGGLQAASALPMFLFGLFAGVLADLRNRRTIILAAQVWLILTSGLLAWFAYSGILTPLLLLALSFSMGIGSAFHMPAWTATLPRLVPKDQLAAAVALSGVSVNLARAVGPALGGAVISASSVAVTFFCNALTFIFVLAIVWTWHPTPAQSPTVRSSEKYLAASKLSLIYAWRSPGVRAVLVRSFVALFAAGALWALLPLRARNDLGLSSGGLGFLLGCVGTGSVAGVFLLGQVRRRGMPIDHILSAGATIFALSTFIAATEDSFIVVSLALAVGGIGWIAMMATFNLCAQISVAGWVQARAVALFLVITQGAMALSGIAWGYFSDLSTVSTALGISAAALILQIALTRIWPLSWLSGRDLTPSETFAKKVAGHEFKDRDGPIEVRISYHVPPDKKEVFLAALYELRNVRLRDGGYDWNVLCTPHQPDIYEEVFWISTWADHLLQHERLTKADEDIYQRVQSFHVGDSVPAVVHRTAVKAEDRTV, translated from the coding sequence ATGGTGAACCACGTTGAAGACAAAGTTCTTGTAGGACCAGCGCCGGATTCAGCATGGAAGCCGCTCGCGATATCCCCGTATGGACGGATGTGGTTCGCGGCCTTGGTGTCGAACATTGGCGGCTTCATGCAAAATGTTGGAGCCGCCTGGTTTCTGACTGTAGCCGGTCTTTCCGCTACATGGCTTGGTGGTCTTCAGGCGGCAAGCGCCCTCCCCATGTTTCTTTTTGGCCTTTTTGCAGGAGTGCTTGCCGACCTCCGTAACCGACGAACCATAATTCTTGCAGCCCAGGTTTGGCTCATTCTGACTTCCGGGCTGCTTGCATGGTTTGCCTATTCCGGGATTTTAACTCCTCTCTTGCTTCTTGCTCTGTCATTCAGCATGGGAATCGGCAGCGCGTTTCACATGCCTGCATGGACTGCGACTCTTCCCAGACTTGTTCCAAAAGACCAGCTTGCGGCTGCTGTGGCGCTATCCGGCGTCTCAGTGAATCTGGCTCGAGCGGTGGGACCTGCGCTTGGAGGAGCCGTTATAAGCGCTTCCAGCGTTGCCGTCACTTTTTTCTGCAACGCACTCACTTTTATATTTGTACTGGCCATTGTTTGGACCTGGCATCCTACCCCTGCTCAAAGTCCGACGGTCAGGTCATCGGAGAAGTATCTCGCGGCTTCAAAGCTTTCGCTGATTTATGCCTGGAGGTCACCTGGCGTCCGAGCTGTGCTGGTAAGAAGCTTCGTCGCCCTTTTTGCTGCAGGAGCACTTTGGGCCCTTCTTCCGTTACGGGCCAGGAATGACCTGGGACTGTCATCAGGCGGCCTTGGGTTTTTACTCGGTTGCGTGGGGACAGGCTCCGTGGCCGGTGTTTTTCTGCTCGGGCAGGTACGACGTCGTGGAATGCCTATCGACCATATCCTGTCCGCCGGCGCTACGATCTTCGCTCTCTCCACTTTTATCGCGGCGACGGAGGACTCCTTCATCGTGGTGAGCCTTGCGTTAGCGGTCGGCGGGATCGGCTGGATTGCGATGATGGCCACGTTTAATCTATGTGCCCAGATATCCGTCGCCGGATGGGTGCAGGCGCGAGCGGTTGCATTGTTCCTGGTCATAACTCAGGGGGCCATGGCCCTCAGCGGCATTGCCTGGGGGTACTTTTCTGATCTGTCGACAGTTTCAACAGCCCTTGGCATATCTGCGGCTGCACTCATCCTTCAGATCGCCCTCACCAGGATCTGGCCTTTGTCGTGGCTTTCCGGACGTGACCTGACGCCATCGGAAACATTCGCGAAGAAAGTCGCCGGACACGAGTTTAAAGACCGTGATGGACCGATAGAAGTCCGCATCAGCTATCATGTCCCCCCCGATAAGAAAGAGGTATTTCTCGCGGCCCTGTACGAGCTTCGAAATGTTCGCCTGCGTGATGGCGGATACGATTGGAATGTTCTGTGCACGCCTCATCAGCCTGATATTTATGAAGAGGTCTTCTGGATCAGCACCTGGGCAGACCATCTTCTCCAGCATGAACGCTTGACGAAAGCGGACGAAGATATCTACCAGCGGGTTCAAAGCTTCCATGTTGGTGACAGCGTCCCTGCAGTTGTGCATCGAACCGCTGTTAAAGCGGAAGATCGAACAGTATGA
- a CDS encoding pirin family protein, with amino-acid sequence MLTMRRSGERGIANHGWLKSRHTFSFGSYVDPKHTNFGPLLVINEDRIEGGSGFERHPHRDMEIISYVVKGSLEHEDTMGNKVVIRPGEVQKMSAGTGVMHSEMNHEKDKETHFFQIWIMPDKKGIKPSYGQKSFATDLEKEPLVLVASGDGRDGSIQIQQDADLYLSRLRPHSSLHFGIRPGRGVWVQVVKGSVAIGDMDFEAGDAASLTDESVLDLSSKNDAELILFDLPL; translated from the coding sequence ATGTTAACTATGAGACGCTCAGGGGAACGCGGCATCGCGAATCACGGCTGGCTCAAATCGCGTCATACATTTTCGTTTGGCAGTTACGTTGACCCCAAACATACGAATTTTGGACCGCTCTTGGTCATCAATGAAGACCGTATTGAAGGCGGATCCGGATTTGAACGGCATCCACACCGTGACATGGAAATCATCTCGTATGTGGTAAAAGGTTCTCTGGAGCATGAAGACACGATGGGCAACAAAGTGGTCATTCGTCCCGGAGAGGTGCAGAAGATGAGCGCCGGTACCGGTGTCATGCACTCTGAGATGAACCACGAAAAGGATAAGGAAACACACTTCTTTCAAATCTGGATTATGCCGGACAAAAAGGGCATCAAACCCTCGTATGGGCAGAAATCATTTGCCACGGATCTCGAAAAGGAGCCGCTGGTATTGGTAGCCTCAGGCGACGGTCGCGACGGCTCCATTCAAATCCAGCAGGACGCGGACTTGTACCTTTCCAGGCTACGTCCTCATTCAAGCCTTCATTTCGGAATCCGCCCAGGACGTGGTGTTTGGGTGCAGGTTGTGAAAGGATCCGTGGCTATTGGCGATATGGATTTTGAGGCCGGAGATGCAGCGTCTTTGACCGATGAAAGCGTTCTTGATCTTTCAAGCAAGAACGATGCAGAACTCATACTGTTCGATCTTCCGCTTTAA